The DNA segment TTTCGCTGGATCAAATCCTTAAAGCAACGATAAGGCTCGCTGCTGACATTCCAAATCGTGAAACGCGTGCCGACGGAGTTGTGTAACCCGGATTAACCCCGTCGCTCACGAGGCCGATTTTTGCCGGAATTATTCCCCACTAAGCTGTCTCCTTGAGCATCGTGAAAGCGAGACGACACCAATGGGGTGCTTGCGTTCACCGGGTTTTCTGACAAGATTGCGGATGGTCGCAGAGGTGATCCCCGCGACCGATAGGACCGATAGGAAAACCATGGCACAAAGCACAAACACCCTGACGTCAGCGCTCGATACTGGCGTTTATTTGGAAAAGTTCAGTTTTTTAGAGCAAAACACGCCGCAACCTGAATGGCTGATGCCCATTCGCAAAGCCGGCATGACTCGCTTCGGTGAAATCGGGTTGCCCACTTTGAAACATGAAGACTGGCGGTTTACCAATGTTGCCGCGATTGCCCAGTTGCCGTTTAAGCCGGCGTTCAAGGCGACAGAAGCGGTGCCGACGGACGCGTTGGGGCAGCTCGCCTTTGCGCAACAATCCGGAACGCGGTTGGTTTTCGTCAATGGCCATTTCGATCCGAAACTTTCCTCGCTCAAGAATCTGCCGGAAGGGGTGAAAGTGAGCAGTCTGGCCGCCGCCATCGCCGCGAAGGAGGCGTTTCTGCAACCGCACCTCGGCAAGTATGCGGCCGACGCGGACAACGGTTTTACCGCGCTGAATCAGGCGTTCTTTTTGGACGGGGGCTTCATCCACGTGCCGGCGGGAAAGATCATTCCCGATCCCATTCAATTCATTTACGTCTGCACGACGCACGAGAGCGGCACGACCATTCATCCGCGGAACCTGATCATCGCCGAGGCCAACAGTCAGGTGACGGTGTTGGAAAGTTACGTGGCGCTGGGGGGGTCAGGTTACTTCACCAACGCGGTCACGGAACTGTTCGTTGGCGAAAACGCGCAGGTCGAGTTTGTAAAATTTCAGGATGAAGCCGAGGACGCGTATCACATTGCGGCGTTCCACGGTGAATTTGGCCGCGCCTCGCAGGTGAATGTACATTCCTTTGCATTGGGCGCAAAGCTTTCACGGAATGACATCCGCACCAAGCTGGCGGGGGAAGGCTTGGAGTGCGTGCTGAACGGGCTGTATCTGACGCGGCACGAGCAACTCGCCGACCATCACATGGTGGTGGAACACGCCCAGCCCAATTGCGCCAGCCACGAATACTTCAACGGCATCCTGGACGACAAATCGCGCGGAGTGTTTCACGGTCGCATCCTGGTTCGCCAAGCCGCGCAAAAAACCGACGCCAAGCAGACCAATAAAAATCTGCTGCTGTCCGACGACGCGGGCGCCAATACCAAACCGCAGTTGGAAATTTATGCCGACGACGTGAAATGTACCCACGGCGCCACGATCGGTCAGTTGAGCGAGAAAAGCATCTTCTATCTCCGGACGCGGGGCATTGGTTTGGAAACCGCCAAACGCATGTTGATTCACGCTTTCGCCGGGGAAATCATCGAGCGCATCAAACACGAAGCCGCGCGCGAGGAACTGGACAAGATCGTCTGGGATCGCTTGGAAGAAAATCCGCGGCTGGCGGAAAAATAATTATTGGTCACACGACGCGACCGGTAAGTCAGCGTCAGGTCGAATACCGTTCCCAGCGAAAAAGCGGATGTTACTTGTCCGTTTGCCGCATCGTGTTTGCCACAGCGATCCTGAGGGTTGGATGAGCTTTTATTTCAGTTAATTTTCCTGGACGCTAATTGCGTTTCCACTGACTCCCGAAATACCGTTATTCCCCAACGACAAACCGCCACTGCCGCCTTGTCCACCGGCTCCGGTTTCCAAAATGATGAAATTTTGAGTCTGATAATTACCGCCGCTGAAGTTGGCGAAAACGCCGACGGCATTACCGCCGGCGCCGCCGCCCCCGCCCCCTCCGTGTCCGCCGTCACCACCTCGACCGCCTTTACCAGCCAGGCCTACGCCAAAGACACTGTGGGCGGGCACACCACCGCCCAAGCCACCACGTCCACCGCGCCCACCATTGCCGCCCCGGCCACCGTTGCCGCCTTTGCCGACAAAGATCGTGTTGTTTTGCAGCGAAGGCTTGAGTCCAGGTGAAGAAGAGATAATGAATACCGCGAATGAACTGCCGCCGGATTGTCCGCCACCGCCACCTTCTCCGGCGCATCCTCCTGAACCGCCACCCCCGCCGCTCGGGCCCAAATTATCAATCATCGGCGCGCACATAGAGGTGCTTTCTGATCCACCGCCTGCCCCACCTCCACCGCCGCCGCCGCCCGGCGTGCCAATCATTCCGTAGCCACCAGCGGTTGGTTGCCAATCGCCACCAGTTATTGAGCCGGCGGTCGTGGCGACACCACCGGACAAACCATCCGGTCCACTCAAGCCATCACCGCCGTCCATGCCATTTTGACTACCGGAGGGGAGTAATAGAACGCAAGTGCCGGTGTTGGTAAACGCAGCATCGAACCCACCCGCACCACCGCTGCCGCCACGTACCGATAAACCATTCGCACCAGCGAATTGTTGGGATTGAAAAACTGGGTTGACGACTCCACCGCCCCGGCCGCCACTGACGTTGATGGATTGGCAAAGGAGAGCGCCACCACTGCCACCCGACGTGGTGTTGGGCATTCCGTGCTTGATTTCAATCGGCAGCTTGCCGGGGGCGCCATCATTGCCGGCGTCCCCATCCAGGCCATTAACGCCGTCCATCCCGTTCAAGGCAGCACCGCCGTAGATGGTATTCCCGGAAATCGTGAACTGAGAGGAACAGTTTTGGAGGCGGAGCGTAATACTGTTGGCGGTGGTCAGCGTTGGTGAAGGGTAGATGATGAACCCGTCCATTACGGTGGGCGTGCTGATATTGGCGGCCGTTACGGTGGCGAGCGCAGCGCTGAAAGATTGGATGATGGAAGGCGTCACGGATGGCATCCGGACTGCAAAGGAGTCGTTGTAGCCCCCGTAAAGATCAATTCCAGCCACCAGAGTCAGCGCTTCCTGATACATACCCAAGGCGACATTCACCCGTGTTCTGCCGGTGGCCATGGCGCGTTGGATTCCGTACTGAATCGTCCGACACGGCTGCTGCAAAGAGCCAGCGGAAGCATCATCCAAGCCGGTCAGTGTCGAAACAAAAATGCTTTGGTTCAGCGTTGCATTGGTTTCCGCTACGACCCGATAAAACATCGGTACCATCGCGGTGAAACTGGTTTCGCCAAAGGACGGAATGAAGTCCAAGCCGTTCCAATTGCGCAGCCAAGGGCCGGACAAAGATGGGGACCACTCGATCCGATAAACGGCCTCCGGAGTGTTGTTGGTCCATCTCAATTCTCCGTTGCCGTGGAAGGAGGTGATTACAAGATCGGCACGGCTGGGCAGTGTGGCACATGCCGAAACCATAAGTGCAATCAAGACCTTGGCCGTTTGATGCAGGGTGGGCTTCATGACGTTTGATACTGAACTTTTTATTTTGGGTATGTCGTTGCTCTGATCCATCCAATGACATCGAAAAAGTAGTCCGCTCAATAAAATCAATCTGACAAAGCGTTCTTACGGGGGAGATAGTAATGCGCCGCTGACGAAAATCTACTGAAAACACTCAATTTTAAGCTGGAAAATTGCACCTAACGATTCACTCGTCATCGGATCGTCGAATGGCTGAGGCCTGATTTGAGGCATGAGTATGGAATTATTTCCCTTAATTCGAATCATTCGGGTCAAGCCATCGCTGGTTTTGGCGTCCCACTCGATTGATTAAAAACCGTCAAGTCTTTCGCAAAAAACGCATAGCCCCAAATGTACCAGCGATTAGGGTCCTGCCCAGTGAGTCTGCGCGTGATAATGGTGGTGGGGTTCGGCGCGGCGATTGGGTGGCTTTGGCAGGTTAGTCAAGCCGACGAATCGCCTGGGCCCGCCAATCTGCCCGTCGTTGCCCGACCGCCGGCGCAACAACCGCCAGTCGGATTGACGGCGGACACGCACCTCGATAAAACGCCGCCGCGCGCCACGAAGGGACTGGACCTCACCAAGGCGGGTTGGACGTACAACTGCATGGAGTGTCACCAACTGTTTCCGGCGCAATGGCATTACGGCGGCACGAACCGTCCGCTCAACGAGCACAAGGACATCGTACTCGACCACGGCAACAACCGGTTCTGCTTGAATTGTCATCATCCGACGAACCGCAACGTGTTCGTGGATTATGACGGAGCGGAAATCGCGCAGGCGGACGTGGTGAAGCTCTGCGCCAAATGTCACGGCACGATCTATCGGGATTGGCAGGCGGGCGTGCATGGCCGGCAGAACGGCTTTTGGCAGACGGAGCTTGGCCCCAAAACGAAGTTGCGCTGCATTCAATGTCACGATCCGCACAGCCCGAAATTCAAGGAGATGAAACCGCTGCCGCCGTTGCGGTATCCGGCGCGCGCAGCCAATCCGCCGCCGTCCAGTCCGGTCGAACCGTCCGCACATCCATGAACTCATGAACAACGATTCACAAAACGTCGCCAGCCCGAAAACCATCGAACAGGTTTACCGGCCGATTACGCGCCGTACGTTCCTGAAAGGCGCGGCGGCCTCGATGGTGGGCGTGGCCGGACTCATGGCGGCGCTCAAGCCTTTGCTCGAACTGGAAAGCGGATCGGTCACGTTGGATGAATTGTTGCAACGGCATTATCGCGAGCTGAAACCCGAGGATTTGCAGCGGATCATGGAATCGCTCGCCGCCAAAGCCGAGCGGGATTACGGGGTGCGTCCGAATCTGCGCGACGTGAAACCAATGGACGGCGTGGAATTTGGTTACGCGCTGAATCTGTCCCGCTGCATTGGTTGCCGCAAATGCGCCCACGCCTGTCTAGCGGAGAACAACCAGTCGCGTGATGACGAGGACGACCTCGAGATGTCTTACATCCGCGTGTTGGAATTGAACCAGGGCGCGATCAACCTGGAAACGTCCACGGCTTATTTCGATCCGGAGACGGTGCCGCAGCCGGACAAGTATTACATGCCGGTGCAATGTCAGCAGTGCCGCGAATCCCCCTGCACCAAGGTCTGTCCCGTGCAGGCGACGTGGCAGGAGGCGGACGGCATCGTGGTGGTGGATTACAACTGGTGCATCGGCTGTCGTTATTGCATGGCGGCCTGTCCGTACGACGCGCGGCGGTTTAATTACAAGAAACCCACGCTGAAGCCGGAGCAGATCAATCCGAATCAAAGTTACCTGAGCAATCGCATCCGTCCGAAGGGCGTGGTGGAAAAATGCACGTTCTGTCTGCACCGCACCCGCGAGGGCAAATATCCGGCGTGCCTGGAAGTTTGTCCGACCGGTGCGCGCGTGTTTGGCAATTTGCTCGATCCGAACAGTGAGATAAATTACATCCTGAACCACAAACGCGTTTACATCCTCAAGGAGGATGTCGGCACGCAACCGCGGTTCTACTACTTCTTCGACAAATGAGCGACTACCTCACATTTCTGTTCCGCGTCTGGAGGCTCTCCTGGCAGGGCAGCGTGAAGTATTACGCGTGGATGACGGCGCTGACGGTGCTCGTACTCGTTGGCCTGCACGCCTGGGCGCGACAATTCGTGGACGGCTTGGAAGTCACCGGCATGACGAATCAGGTCAGTTGGGGCGCGTACATCGCCAATTTCACCTTCCTGGTCGGCGTCGCGGCGGCGGCGGTAATGCTGGTCATTCCGGCCTATGTCTATCGGAAGGAACACATGCACGCCGTGGTGATCTTCGGCGAACTGCTCGCGATTGCGGTCATCGTGATGTGCCTGCTTTTCGTGATGGTGGACCTCGGCCGGCCGGATCGGTTCCATCACATGATCCCGCCGTTTGGTGTCTTCAATTTCCCCAGCTCGATCCTGTCCTGGGACGTGATTGTGCTGAACGGCTATTTGCTGCTGAACCTGCACATTGCCGGCTACCTGCTCTACTGCCGTTACTGCGGCCGTCAACCCACCAAGATGTTTTACATTCCGTTCGTGTTTCTTTCCATCGCGTGGGCGGTCAGCATTCATACCGTCACCGCGTTTTTGTATGTTGGCCTGGCGGGGCGCAGTTATTGGCATCATCCGCTCGTGCCGGCGCGCTTTCTGGCGTCGGCCTTTGTCGCCGGACCAGCGTTGATGATTCTTGCGTTCCAAATCATCCGCCGCACGACGAAGTATTTCATCGGCGATCAACCCATCACCACGTTGCGCATGATCATGACGGTGGCAATGATCATCAACATGTTCCTCCTGTTCAGCGAGCTGTTCACCGAATTTTATTCGCCGACCCAACACGCGGCGGCGGCGCACTATTTGTATTTTGGACTGCACGGTCACCAGGGACTCGTACCGTGGATTTGGACCGCCATGGCGCTCGACGGCATCGGTCTCGTTCTGCTGGTCACCTCGGCCAGCCGACGCATCTTCTGGTTGAACCTGGCCTGCGTGACGTGCTTCGTGGGAATCTGGATCGAAAAAGGCATGGGCCTGATCATTCCTGGTTTTGTGCCGTCGCCGCTTGGTCAAATCGTGGAATACCTGCCCACGCTGAACGAGACGCTCGTGTGCCTCGGCATTTGGGCGCTGGGCGCGCTGATGTTCACCTGGATGCTGCGCGTCGCCATCCCGATCATGAACGGTTCGCTGCGGGCGAATCCTGAACTTGTCTCCCTCACCAAACAAACCTGAGAAGCTTATGAAAATCCCGATCAAACATATCGCGCTGCTCACCGCCGTGGGGCTGTCGCCATTGCCGGCGCGCGCCGGCTTCACCCTCCCCGAACTCTCCGCGCCGAGCCGGGCCTGTGTGGAATGTCACAAAAAGGAAAGCCAGGCGATCTATCAGCAATGGGGCTCGAGTAAACATTATCGCGGCAACGTCGGTTGCTTCGAATGTCACATGGCCCTGCCCGATGACGTGGACGCCTTCGAGCACCACGGGCAGACGATCTCCACGATCGTTACGCCCCGCGATTGCGGGCGTTGCCACGAGAGCGAGGTCAAGGAGTTCAACGCCTCGCACCACGCCAAGGCCGGGCGCATCCTGGGTTCGCTCGACAACGTGCTGGCGGAAATTGTCGAGGGCAACAAAGGCTTCAAGACGCCCATGTTTCCCGCCGGCGTTTCCGCCGCCGCCGTGAACGGGTGCTGGCAATGTCACGGAGCGGAAGTGCGGATTGGTCCCGATCGCAAACCCGATCCGGCCACCTGGCCGAACACGGGCATTGGCCGCATCAACCCCGACGGCAGTGAAGGCTCCTGCGCCGCCTGTCACACGCGCCATGATTTTTCCGCCGCGCAGGCGCGCACGCCGGACACTTGCGGCAAGTGCCACATGGGCCCGGATCATCCGCAGATTGAAATCTACAACGAATCCAAGCA comes from the Verrucomicrobiia bacterium genome and includes:
- the sufD gene encoding Fe-S cluster assembly protein SufD encodes the protein MAQSTNTLTSALDTGVYLEKFSFLEQNTPQPEWLMPIRKAGMTRFGEIGLPTLKHEDWRFTNVAAIAQLPFKPAFKATEAVPTDALGQLAFAQQSGTRLVFVNGHFDPKLSSLKNLPEGVKVSSLAAAIAAKEAFLQPHLGKYAADADNGFTALNQAFFLDGGFIHVPAGKIIPDPIQFIYVCTTHESGTTIHPRNLIIAEANSQVTVLESYVALGGSGYFTNAVTELFVGENAQVEFVKFQDEAEDAYHIAAFHGEFGRASQVNVHSFALGAKLSRNDIRTKLAGEGLECVLNGLYLTRHEQLADHHMVVEHAQPNCASHEYFNGILDDKSRGVFHGRILVRQAAQKTDAKQTNKNLLLSDDAGANTKPQLEIYADDVKCTHGATIGQLSEKSIFYLRTRGIGLETAKRMLIHAFAGEIIERIKHEAAREELDKIVWDRLEENPRLAEK
- a CDS encoding 4Fe-4S dicluster domain-containing protein, with product MNNDSQNVASPKTIEQVYRPITRRTFLKGAAASMVGVAGLMAALKPLLELESGSVTLDELLQRHYRELKPEDLQRIMESLAAKAERDYGVRPNLRDVKPMDGVEFGYALNLSRCIGCRKCAHACLAENNQSRDDEDDLEMSYIRVLELNQGAINLETSTAYFDPETVPQPDKYYMPVQCQQCRESPCTKVCPVQATWQEADGIVVVDYNWCIGCRYCMAACPYDARRFNYKKPTLKPEQINPNQSYLSNRIRPKGVVEKCTFCLHRTREGKYPACLEVCPTGARVFGNLLDPNSEINYILNHKRVYILKEDVGTQPRFYYFFDK
- the nrfD gene encoding polysulfide reductase NrfD, whose product is MSDYLTFLFRVWRLSWQGSVKYYAWMTALTVLVLVGLHAWARQFVDGLEVTGMTNQVSWGAYIANFTFLVGVAAAAVMLVIPAYVYRKEHMHAVVIFGELLAIAVIVMCLLFVMVDLGRPDRFHHMIPPFGVFNFPSSILSWDVIVLNGYLLLNLHIAGYLLYCRYCGRQPTKMFYIPFVFLSIAWAVSIHTVTAFLYVGLAGRSYWHHPLVPARFLASAFVAGPALMILAFQIIRRTTKYFIGDQPITTLRMIMTVAMIINMFLLFSELFTEFYSPTQHAAAAHYLYFGLHGHQGLVPWIWTAMALDGIGLVLLVTSASRRIFWLNLACVTCFVGIWIEKGMGLIIPGFVPSPLGQIVEYLPTLNETLVCLGIWALGALMFTWMLRVAIPIMNGSLRANPELVSLTKQT